Sequence from the Scomber scombrus chromosome 1, fScoSco1.1, whole genome shotgun sequence genome:
TTTGCTGCTATATCAATAAAGgttgatggattgattgatcGGTCAGCTGACCCTCACGTCTTCCCGCAGGACTTCCCACCGCGTGATCCTCGGAGAACACGACCGCTCCTCCAACGCCGAGGACGTCCAGGTGATGAAGGTCGGCAAGGTGAGCCACGAGCGCCGTGACATCATCACGTCACGTGACTTCCTGCCATTCGCCGGCTAActgtttcatttcctgtcaggtGTTCAAGCACCCCAACTACAACGGCTACACCATCAACAACGACATCCTGCTCATCAAGCTGGCCAGCCCCGCCCAGATGAACATGCGTGTTTCCCCCGTGTGTTTGGCCGAGACCGGAGACAACTTCCCCGGAAGCATGAAGTGTGTGACCAGCGGCTGGGGCCTGACGCGCTACAACGGTGccttattattactgctgtcatattattattactatgagtatcattattactattaatatcattatcattagtGTTATTGGGGCCCGAGCACTAACCAGTATCAGGACCATGTTGCAGAGGCAGGAAGTTAGTGAGCTTAGTGAATATAAACAGAATGTGTTACATAGAGAAagtaaaagagtaaaacaaAGCATGATGGGAACCCTGAGCATATTATTACTATTAGCATCATTATTAATAtgaatgtgttgttgtgttgcagctCCTGACACCCCCGCCCTGCTGCAGCAGGCCTCCCTCCCCCTGCTGACCAATGAGCAGTGCCGTCGTTACTGGGGCAACAGGATCAGCGACCTGATGATCTGCGCCGGAGCCTCCGGAGCCTCCAGCTGCATGGTGGGTGCCTCAAGCTAACCACACCTGTTATTAACATGGCAGCAACATGTGATGTAGCTCCACCTGCTGCATGGAGCcgtctctcctcctttctttgtgtattcatgtgtctgttgttgttttcagggCGACTCTGGCGGTCCTCTGGTCTGTCAGAAGGCCGGCGCCTGGACTCTGGTTGGTATCGTGTCTTGGGGAAGCGGCACCTGCACTCCCACCATGCCCGGCGTTTACGCCCGCGTCACCGAGCTGCGCGCCTGGGTGGACCAGACCATCGCCGCCAACTAAGCAACACACCAGCTTCACTTTACACTGAAGTTCAATAAAAACCTGAACCTGAAACACATCACTCGTTCTCTTTGATTCATAATAAACTGAGTCAGGAGGTTAGCTAAGGAACAGCtagcttagcatagcataaCGGCACTCGTTCTCTTTGATTCATAATAAACTGAGTCAGGAGGTTAGCTAAGGAacagctagcttagcttagcataacgGCACTCGTTCTCTTTGATTCATAATAAACTGAGTCAGGAGGTTAGCTAAGGAacagctagcttagcttagcataacgGCACTCGTTCTCTTTGATTCATAATAAACTGAGTCAGGGGGTTAGCTAAGGAACAGCTAGCTTAGCATAACGGCACTCGTTCTCTTTGATTCATAATAAACTGAGTCAGGGAGGTTAGCTAAGGAacagctagcttagcttagtataACGGCACTCGTTCTCTGATTCATAATAAACTGAGGAGGTTAGCTAAGGAacagctagcttagcttagtataACGGCACTCGTTCTCTGATTCATAATAAACTGAGGAGGTTAGCTAAGGAACAGCTAGCTTAGCATAACGGCACTCGTTCTCTTTGATTCATAATAAACTGAGTCAGGAGGTTAGCTAAGGAACAGCTAGCTTAGCATAACGGCACTCGTTCTCTTTGCTTCATAATAAACTGAGTCAGGAGGTTAGCTAAGGAacagctagcttagcttagcataacgGCACTCGTTCTCTTTGATTCATAATAAACTGAGTCAGGGAGGTTAGCTAAGGAacagctagcttagcttagcataacgaTCCTGATGAGAAATATAAAACTTTATGGAATTTATTCAAAATCAAACTTTCATAAAAACTTTATTAGGAGTATTTACACAAACCAAAAgagcaaaataaactaaaactgtgatcataataataataatgataataataaacttcaTTTACAAGATAAAACTTCACCATAGatcagacataaaaacataaaaacataagactcaaataaaatcaggaaaggctctctgataaaagatgttttaagaagatattataaatattaatgctAATATTCAAATCAATAATTAATGACTCATCTCTTCTGTTATTGCTTTTTCTCTCCTGTCATCGTCTCAGTCTGCCATGCGATCAGCTGATCATCTCATCTGAGCCATTACACTAATAATCTCTGTCAAACattatgttgcttttatttaaataaacactattattattattattattattattattattattgattgtttgcttattatttcctttattgtcatttatctATTAATCCAAATACATTGTAAGATCtttattaactgtttttattacttttgtttAACTCACTTCaattaaatgttgatttttaacGAGTGTGTAGTTGATGTGTAGGtgagtactgtatgtttatgtgtatttatgtctcTGGTAATGAGATGATGAATCTCAATGAACATTGAAGTGTTTAATAATTGTAATGCATTAAAAGCAGAATGAACAGCACTCAGTCACTCCCAGAATGCACCTGGGGTTTCAGTCAGCTGACTGTGGATCAGCTGGTTTGAAtcactgacacaaaaaaacgtTAATGTGACTTTTGAAAATATatcaatttattcatttattgcaCAAACATCACATTTCCTGCGCTGTGGTCAGGTGCGTCGCGGTGGGCAGGCGTGGCCCACGCGGCGGCAGTAGCAGATGGCGTTGAAGAAGCGGCAGTAGCAGGTGTCACACGGGTCGCAGCAGGGCAGCGGGTAACCCAGACACGACTGCTGGTGAGGGATGCAGCGCCGCGGCGAGCGCATGGCCCGACCCTGCAGCTGCAGCGCCGCAGACGAGTCCTGGAGACACAAACACCGTCAGGCTAAACACTCTCACATTAGGCCACACCCACCTCCTCACATTAAGCCACACCTACCTCCTCACCTCACAGTAGGCCACACCCACCTCACATCAGACCACACCCACCGCACATTAGGCCacacccaccccaccccctcccaTTAGGCCAAACCCACCTCCTCACCTCACATTAAGCCACACCTACCTCCTCACCGCACATTAGGCCACACCCACCCCCTCCCATTAGGCCACACCCACCTCCTCACCTCACATTAAGCCACACCCACCTTGTCCCCTCACATTAGGCCACACCCACCTCACATTAGGTCACACCCACCGCACATTAGGCCACACCCACCTCGTCCCCTCCCATTAGGCCACACCCACCCACCTCGTCATAcgagtccaacaggaagtgatcCTCCACAGAGTCGACAGCTAAGAGGGCGGAGTCACGTACAGGGTCGGGGGCGTGGCTTCTCTCtgcatgacaaaaacaaacattaatatcTGCCGTTGTACATGTGGATGATTAATACTATTGATTAGTATTAT
This genomic interval carries:
- the LOC133984355 gene encoding chymotrypsin A-like; the encoded protein is MAFLWILSCLAFVGAAYGCGSPAIPPVVTGYSRIVNGEEAVPHSWPWQVSLQDYTGFHFCGGSLISENWVVTAAHCNVRTSHRVILGEHDRSSNAEDVQVMKVGKVFKHPNYNGYTINNDILLIKLASPAQMNMRVSPVCLAETGDNFPGSMKCVTSGWGLTRYNAPDTPALLQQASLPLLTNEQCRRYWGNRISDLMICAGASGASSCMGDSGGPLVCQKAGAWTLVGIVSWGSGTCTPTMPGVYARVTELRAWVDQTIAAN
- the agrp gene encoding agouti-related protein yields the protein MRGCLLLCCCVSLMRLSAALVHGNLQLDTEPVYLSDIERSHAPDPVRDSALLAVDSVEDHFLLDSYDEDSSAALQLQGRAMRSPRRCIPHQQSCLGYPLPCCDPCDTCYCRFFNAICYCRRVGHACPPRRT